In Rhineura floridana isolate rRhiFlo1 chromosome 22, rRhiFlo1.hap2, whole genome shotgun sequence, a single genomic region encodes these proteins:
- the MEN1 gene encoding menin isoform X1 yields the protein MGLKGAQKALFPLRSVSDVVRLFELELRREHPDLVLLSLVLGFVEHFLAVNRVLPTNVPGISFEPAQGPDSLTYFPVADLSIIGALHARFTAQIRGAVDLSLYPRPDGYSSRELVKKVSDVIWNSLSRSYFKDRAHIQSLFSFITGTKLDSSGVAFAVVGACQVLGLLDVHLALSEDHAWVVFGKDGEQTAEVTWHGKGNEDRRGQTVNSGVAERSWLYLKGSYLGCTHQMEVAFMVCAINPSIDLHSDSLELLQLQQKLLWVLSDLGHLERYPMALGNLADLEDLEPTPGRPDPLFIYHQGINSAKQYYHNEHIYPYMYLAGYHCRNKNVKEALEAWADSATVIQDYNYCREDEEIYKEFFDVANDVIPNLLKEVASLADSAEEKGAGERGEASPSQAGGSALQDPECFAHLLRFYDGICKWEEGSPTPVLHVGWATFLVQSLSRFDGTVRQKVTLVSREVEANEDDEQGSEDPREGRRRGPRRESKPEEPPLPKKATERRRPSSGQRVDRPPPEKEEGAPSNGPSLPPEGPLLAFQSEKMKGMKELLVAAKINSSAIKLQLTAQSQVQLKKQKASAPRDYTLSFLKRPRKSL from the exons ATGGGGCTGAAGGGTGCCCAAAAGGCCCTGTTCCCCTTGCGCTCGGTGTCAGACGTTGTTCGCCTCTTTGAACTGGAGCTTCGCCGGGAGCATCCGGACTTGGTGCTCCTTTCGCTTGTCCTGGGCTTTGTGGAGCATTTCCTGGCCGTCAACCGAGTGCTCCCCACCAACGTGCCGGGCATCAGTTTTGAGCCTGCCCAGGGCCCCGACAGCCTGACTTACTTCCCGGTGGCCGATCTGAGCATCATCGGCGCCCTGCATGCCCGTTTCACCGCCCAAATCCGCGGGGCTGTTGATCTCTCGCTGTATCCCCGGCCCGACGGTTACTCTTCCCGGGAACTCGTCAAGAAAGTCTCCGACGTCATCTGGAACAGCCTCAGCCGCTCCTACTTCAAGGATCGGGCCCACATCCAGTCATTGTTCAGCTTCATCACAG gcaccaAGCTAGACAGCTCTGGCGTGGCCTTTGCGGTGGTGGGGGCGTGCCAGGTGCTGGGGCTGCTGGACGTGCACCTGGCGCTCTCGGAGGACCATGCTTGGGTGGTGTTTGGCAAGGACGGCGAGCAGACAGCGGAGGTGAcctggcatggcaaaggcaaCGAGGACCGGCGTGGGCAGACCGTCAACTCCGGTGTGGCAGAACGG AGCTGGCTGTACCTGAAGGGTTCCTACCTGGGCTGCACCCACCAGATGGAGGTGGCCTTCATGGTGTGCGCCATCAATCCTTCCATTGATCTGCACTCCGACAGCCTGGAGCTGCTGCAGCTGCAACAG AAGCTGCTGTGGGTCCTGTCTGACTTGGGCCATCTGGAAAG GTACCCGATGGCATTGGGAAATCTGGCTGACTTGGAGGACCTTGAACCCACCCCTGGGCGCCCAGACCCCCTCTTCATTTACCATCAG GGGATCAACTCAGCCAAGCAGTACTACCACAATGAACACATCTATCCGTACATGTACCTGGCCGGCTACCACTGCCGCAACAAAAACGTCAAGGAGGCGCTGGAGGCCTGGGCCGACTCAGCCACTGTGATCCAAGA TTATAACTACTGTCGCGAAGATGAGGAGATCTACAAGGAATTCTTTGATGTGGCCAACGATGTAATCCCCAATTTGCTAAAAGAGGTGGCCAGCCTTGCTGACTCGGCTGAGGAGAAGGGGGCTGGTGAGAGGGGAGAG GCTTCGCCCTCCCAAGCAGGTGGCTCAGCCCTGCAGGACCCCGAGTGCTTCGCTCACCTCCTGCGCTTCTATGACGGAATCTGCAAGTGGGAAGAGGGTAGCCCCACGCCTGTCCTCCATGTGGGTTGGGCCACTTTCCTCGTCCAATCCCTGAGCCGTTTTGATGGGACG GTGCGGCAGAAGGTGACCCTGGTGAGCCGAGAGGTAGAAGCGAACGAGGACGACGAGCAAGGCAGCGAAGATCCACGGGAGGGGCGCCGCCGAGGTCCCCGCCGGGAGTCCAAGCCCGAGGAGCCACCCTTGCCAAAGAAAGCGACAGAGCGCCGGCGCCCCAGTTCCGGCCAGCGAGTGGACAGGCCCCCTccggagaaagaggaaggggccCCCAGCAATGGCCCTAGTCTGCCTCCCGAAGGGCCCCTCCTTGCCTTCCAGAGCGAAAAGATGAAGGGCATGAAGGAGCTGCTGGTGGCGGCCAAGATCAACTCAAGCGCCATCAAGCTGCAGCTCACGGCTCAATCCCAGGTGCAGCTGAAGAAACAGAAGGCCTCTGCCCCCCGGGACTACACCCTGTCCTTTCTCAAGCGGCCCCGTAAGTCCCTCTGA
- the MEN1 gene encoding menin isoform X2 codes for MGLKGAQKALFPLRSVSDVVRLFELELRREHPDLVLLSLVLGFVEHFLAVNRVLPTNVPGISFEPAQGPDSLTYFPVADLSIIGALHARFTAQIRGAVDLSLYPRPDGYSSRELVKKVSDVIWNSLSRSYFKDRAHIQSLFSFITGTKLDSSGVAFAVVGACQVLGLLDVHLALSEDHAWVVFGKDGEQTAEVTWHGKGNEDRRGQTVNSGVAERKLLWVLSDLGHLERYPMALGNLADLEDLEPTPGRPDPLFIYHQGINSAKQYYHNEHIYPYMYLAGYHCRNKNVKEALEAWADSATVIQDYNYCREDEEIYKEFFDVANDVIPNLLKEVASLADSAEEKGAGERGEASPSQAGGSALQDPECFAHLLRFYDGICKWEEGSPTPVLHVGWATFLVQSLSRFDGTVRQKVTLVSREVEANEDDEQGSEDPREGRRRGPRRESKPEEPPLPKKATERRRPSSGQRVDRPPPEKEEGAPSNGPSLPPEGPLLAFQSEKMKGMKELLVAAKINSSAIKLQLTAQSQVQLKKQKASAPRDYTLSFLKRPRKSL; via the exons ATGGGGCTGAAGGGTGCCCAAAAGGCCCTGTTCCCCTTGCGCTCGGTGTCAGACGTTGTTCGCCTCTTTGAACTGGAGCTTCGCCGGGAGCATCCGGACTTGGTGCTCCTTTCGCTTGTCCTGGGCTTTGTGGAGCATTTCCTGGCCGTCAACCGAGTGCTCCCCACCAACGTGCCGGGCATCAGTTTTGAGCCTGCCCAGGGCCCCGACAGCCTGACTTACTTCCCGGTGGCCGATCTGAGCATCATCGGCGCCCTGCATGCCCGTTTCACCGCCCAAATCCGCGGGGCTGTTGATCTCTCGCTGTATCCCCGGCCCGACGGTTACTCTTCCCGGGAACTCGTCAAGAAAGTCTCCGACGTCATCTGGAACAGCCTCAGCCGCTCCTACTTCAAGGATCGGGCCCACATCCAGTCATTGTTCAGCTTCATCACAG gcaccaAGCTAGACAGCTCTGGCGTGGCCTTTGCGGTGGTGGGGGCGTGCCAGGTGCTGGGGCTGCTGGACGTGCACCTGGCGCTCTCGGAGGACCATGCTTGGGTGGTGTTTGGCAAGGACGGCGAGCAGACAGCGGAGGTGAcctggcatggcaaaggcaaCGAGGACCGGCGTGGGCAGACCGTCAACTCCGGTGTGGCAGAACGG AAGCTGCTGTGGGTCCTGTCTGACTTGGGCCATCTGGAAAG GTACCCGATGGCATTGGGAAATCTGGCTGACTTGGAGGACCTTGAACCCACCCCTGGGCGCCCAGACCCCCTCTTCATTTACCATCAG GGGATCAACTCAGCCAAGCAGTACTACCACAATGAACACATCTATCCGTACATGTACCTGGCCGGCTACCACTGCCGCAACAAAAACGTCAAGGAGGCGCTGGAGGCCTGGGCCGACTCAGCCACTGTGATCCAAGA TTATAACTACTGTCGCGAAGATGAGGAGATCTACAAGGAATTCTTTGATGTGGCCAACGATGTAATCCCCAATTTGCTAAAAGAGGTGGCCAGCCTTGCTGACTCGGCTGAGGAGAAGGGGGCTGGTGAGAGGGGAGAG GCTTCGCCCTCCCAAGCAGGTGGCTCAGCCCTGCAGGACCCCGAGTGCTTCGCTCACCTCCTGCGCTTCTATGACGGAATCTGCAAGTGGGAAGAGGGTAGCCCCACGCCTGTCCTCCATGTGGGTTGGGCCACTTTCCTCGTCCAATCCCTGAGCCGTTTTGATGGGACG GTGCGGCAGAAGGTGACCCTGGTGAGCCGAGAGGTAGAAGCGAACGAGGACGACGAGCAAGGCAGCGAAGATCCACGGGAGGGGCGCCGCCGAGGTCCCCGCCGGGAGTCCAAGCCCGAGGAGCCACCCTTGCCAAAGAAAGCGACAGAGCGCCGGCGCCCCAGTTCCGGCCAGCGAGTGGACAGGCCCCCTccggagaaagaggaaggggccCCCAGCAATGGCCCTAGTCTGCCTCCCGAAGGGCCCCTCCTTGCCTTCCAGAGCGAAAAGATGAAGGGCATGAAGGAGCTGCTGGTGGCGGCCAAGATCAACTCAAGCGCCATCAAGCTGCAGCTCACGGCTCAATCCCAGGTGCAGCTGAAGAAACAGAAGGCCTCTGCCCCCCGGGACTACACCCTGTCCTTTCTCAAGCGGCCCCGTAAGTCCCTCTGA